Below is a window of Ignavibacteriales bacterium DNA.
TAAATTCATATTTTTTTATTTATGAATTTTTAGCTTCTTTATATGCATCAACTCCAGCTTTAACGGAAGATTTTATTCTGTCAGCTTCAGATTCAAATTTTTCTTTACTTGTTGCAAAAACATCTGATGTTTTTACTTTTGCATCTTTAAAAACTTTTTCAGCATCTTTCAAAATATCTTCAGATTTTGATCTGGCATCATGAATAATTCTTTCTGACTTCTTCTTTCCTTCGTTAATCAACTCACGTGCTTTATCTTTTGCATCAGAAAGATATTTTTCAGCTTCGTCAAGATATTCTTCAGATTTAGATTTTATATCAGCACGTAATTCTCTACCACTTTTAGGAGCAGTTAACAAAGCAACAACAGCGCCTATCGCACCACCAGCTAAAAATCCAATTAAGAATCCTTTAGCAATATTATTATCCTGTGACATGTCAATCTCCTTTTATTTATTTATTACTCGCCAAAATATATCAATAGGGTGCTCTAAAATCAAGGAAAAGAGGAAATTTGAGTATCGAAAGAAAGGATTTAACGCTACTTTTTGTAAATGATCACAAAAGAAAATAATACAACAATTTTTATTTGAGGTGTTAGAGATTCTTAAATTTCAACAATTCTTTCGAAATTCAATCAGTAAATCAAAAATCGGCATTTAGTTGTAAAAAATTACTGGAATTCTGAAACTGAATTATTTGATTCAATTAATAATTTTCCATACCTTTTTTGATAAAAAAGAACACTAATCGCTCCAACAAAAACGGCAAACCAAAGAGTGACTACACGCACAATAAAAGTTGAAGCAAAGGCATCATTTTCCGATAAACCTTTTTGAACCATCATTAATGTTAGTGAACCTTCAGTTACTCCTAAACCTCCGGGAAGCATTGAAAGCGCTCCAACTATTGTTGCAAAACTATAACTGAAAAACGCCCATAGTATATCGATTTTTACTTCGAAATTATTTAGGATAAGGTAGTAACCATAACACTCAAATCCCCATGAAATGATGCTCAAGGAGGTCATAAAAATTAAAGGTTTAAGTGATAATAATTTTGAGGATGATTTGTAAGCTGTTGTGATTTTTGGAATTTGTTTTTCTACAAATTTTAATTTTGATAGCAGGAATAAAAACTTATCAAAAATAATTTTGTTCGATATAATTATTATTCCAACTACTAAAAATATTCCGATGAAGATTATTATAGTTTTACCATAATCATAATAGTAGGCTCCAACCAAAGCTAAAATTGTAAGTGACAAGAAATCTGTTGCGCGTTCTGCAAATACAATTGGTGCAGTTTTGCTTATCGAGGTTCCGTTTATTTGTTTTACAAGATATGATTTTAACAACTCACCCATTTTTCCGGGAGTAACACTCATAATTAACCCGGACATAAATATTGAAAGTGAATCTAACTTATGTAGTTTTACTTCAATTATTTTTAAATAATATTCCCATTTAAAATATCTTGAGATGTAGTTGCCAAATGAAAGAGCAAGTAAAATTGGCATTAAATACCAATTAAAGTTTTTGAATGAGCTTATAACTTTTTCAAAATCAGCATAAAGCATAAAAGCAAGATAGATTATTGCAGCGGTTGCAATTGAGATGAAAATTCTATCCCTAATTTTTTCTATCAACTATATTATCCTTAAAAGAGCGTGATAGAATTTAGCAAGTGGTAATCCCACAACGTTATAATAGCATCCGTTTATTTTTTTAATAAACACAGCACCAAAATCATCTTGAATCCCATACGCCCCAGCTTTATCCATTGGGCTTCCACCAGAAATGTAATCTTCTATCTCATCATTTGTTAGATAACGAAAAGTTACTTCGGTTTTTTCATACTCAGTAATTGTTTTGTCATTTTTAAAATTATAGATTGAATAACCGGTATAAACAATGTGCGTCTTTCCACTGAGTAATTTTAGAGTTCTAAATGCATCTTTTTTGTTAATCGGTTTTCCAAGTATAGATTTATTTAGAACAACAATTGTATCTGCCGTTATAATAATTCCAGCCCTAACTTTTGTTTTTGCAAGATTTAGTTTTTCTTTAGATAATCTTGTTACAGCTATGAAAGGTTTTTCGTTTTTGTTGATTTTTTCATCCATATCAACACTAAATGATCTAAACTTTAAGTTTAATTGTTTTAACAATTTTCTTCTTCGTGGAGATTTAGATGCAAGATAAATTGGAGTTGAATTGTTAATCATAAATATTTTTTATTTCTGTTCCTGGGAAGTAATGATTTAATATTTTTTTATAGTTGATGTTTTTTCTTGATTGTCCAATCGCACCCCATTGGCAAAGTCCAACGCCATGTCCGCTGCCTTTTCCTGAAATTATTATATTCTTATTACTATCAAAATTAATATCAAACAATGTGCTTTTTAATATTGATTTTCCATTACTGTTTTTAATAATATTTCTAATTTGATTTCCGACAAGAAAAATAGTTTTTTGAATTTCTTCTCCGTCATTAATAATTACGTTCAGTTCGTTAACTCTACCCGAAGTAAATCGAGAGGCTATTTTTATATCAGAAAGTTTATAATTCGGAGACTCAATAAGTTTGGCTTTATAGAATCTTTGAATAAATGTTGACTCGGAATATTTTTCTGTCCAGTCATATCTTGGAGATATTTTACAATAGGGTTCATCACCATCTTTTATTCCTATTAAATATGGAATGTTTTTATTGCTAAAAACATTTACAACATCTTCGGTATAACCCCCGCAAGTGGAATGGTAAAATATGGTTGCCGGTTTGTCGTCAAAAAATAACAACTGTCCTTTTGTCTCATCAACAATATCATTTGTAATCTTATTTTCTCCATCAACGCCGCCATATACCTGATCCCGCGTATCGGGATAAATATCAAAAAAAACTTTATTCTCTTCCATTTTAGTAAAAGCATAAGTTCGGGCGCAAATTGAAAAAGCTTTGAGTGCGTTATAATTTTCATTGCCCTTTCCTATTGGCATTTCTTTGGTCATAACACCTTTTACATAATCTTCCAATCCAATTTGATTTACAATTTTTATTTCAGAATCATAAATGGAAACTAAAATTCTTCCGCGATATTTTTTTTCATTAATACTTATTATTTCATTTTCGCTGGAGGCAGTTATATAAAACCTTTTCGAAACAAATTCCTTTGAACCAATTGAAAGATTAATCTTATCTGATTTCAAACTGAACTTTAATTTATTCCCTAAATTAACTTTAGCCAACTCATAATCCTCATCAGAAATAATAACTAAATCATTAACTGAAATCACTAAATCAGCGCTGCTATTATCTAGCAATACTCTAATTACGTATGGTGAATTAAAACCATAATTGCTATCCGTAGAAAATCTTTTCGTTGCAGAACATCCAACAAAGAAAACGAATAGTGTTATTATTAAATATTTTAAGTTAGAATTAGAAGTAAGTGGGAAATTTTTATGAGTTATAAAAGAGGAGAAATGATTCACAATTGATTATCTAAACATCGCCTTAATGCTGCCCCATGTTCTCTTTGCAATGCTAGAAATACTATGTGTTACAGTAACATCAGCTGAGTAAGAAACTTGATTATTGGTATCTACTATTTTAAGTCTGTATACGAAAACCATATCGTTGGCTTTATAAACATTTTGATCTGTGAATGTGTAAAAAGAATTATCACCTTTTGGTTGTATACTTGAGATTTCAGCGTAAGAACTTTGAGGAGTTTTTCGTTCGACAACAAAATTCTGCAGATTAGTCTCTTCACCAGTTTGCCACTCAAGTCTTATATCATCAGATTCACTTCTTGCGTGAAAATATTCAATATGAGCACCGGCATAAACCGTAGCAATTATGAGAAAAGTTATAATTATTGTCGTTAGTTTCATTTTCACAACGCTAATATATTCGCAATAGTAAAGATTGTCAAGTATTTTTGTAAAGTTTCTTCAATTACAAATCAACAAATTTTGATTAAAAATCTGGCTAAGATTAAATTTGACTAAGTTTATATTAAAAATTAAATGTTAAACTGGAAGAAAAACTTATATATAATGTGGATTTGCCAATTTTTGGCAATGGTTGGGATGAGTTCTATAGTTCCCTTTCTTCCGTTATTTGTTAGAGAATTGGGAGTTACTTCTATTGAGGAAACATCAAAATGGAGCGGACTAGTTTTTGCAGGACCATTTTTTGTTTCACTTTTTCTTTCTTCTCTTTGGGGAAATCTTGGGGATAAGTATGGTAGAAAATTGATGACGATACGTGCAACTTTTGGGTTAGCACTTGCACAAATAATTATAGGATTC
It encodes the following:
- a CDS encoding YtxH domain-containing protein yields the protein MSQDNNIAKGFLIGFLAGGAIGAVVALLTAPKSGRELRADIKSKSEEYLDEAEKYLSDAKDKARELINEGKKKSERIIHDARSKSEDILKDAEKVFKDAKVKTSDVFATSKEKFESEADRIKSSVKAGVDAYKEAKNS
- a CDS encoding flippase-like domain-containing protein translates to MIEKIRDRIFISIATAAIIYLAFMLYADFEKVISSFKNFNWYLMPILLALSFGNYISRYFKWEYYLKIIEVKLHKLDSLSIFMSGLIMSVTPGKMGELLKSYLVKQINGTSISKTAPIVFAERATDFLSLTILALVGAYYYDYGKTIIIFIGIFLVVGIIIISNKIIFDKFLFLLSKLKFVEKQIPKITTAYKSSSKLLSLKPLIFMTSLSIISWGFECYGYYLILNNFEVKIDILWAFFSYSFATIVGALSMLPGGLGVTEGSLTLMMVQKGLSENDAFASTFIVRVVTLWFAVFVGAISVLFYQKRYGKLLIESNNSVSEFQ
- a CDS encoding SpoIID/LytB domain-containing protein; its protein translation is MNHFSSFITHKNFPLTSNSNLKYLIITLFVFFVGCSATKRFSTDSNYGFNSPYVIRVLLDNSSADLVISVNDLVIISDEDYELAKVNLGNKLKFSLKSDKINLSIGSKEFVSKRFYITASSENEIISINEKKYRGRILVSIYDSEIKIVNQIGLEDYVKGVMTKEMPIGKGNENYNALKAFSICARTYAFTKMEENKVFFDIYPDTRDQVYGGVDGENKITNDIVDETKGQLLFFDDKPATIFYHSTCGGYTEDVVNVFSNKNIPYLIGIKDGDEPYCKISPRYDWTEKYSESTFIQRFYKAKLIESPNYKLSDIKIASRFTSGRVNELNVIINDGEEIQKTIFLVGNQIRNIIKNSNGKSILKSTLFDINFDSNKNIIISGKGSGHGVGLCQWGAIGQSRKNINYKKILNHYFPGTEIKNIYD
- the maf gene encoding septum formation protein Maf — its product is MINNSTPIYLASKSPRRRKLLKQLNLKFRSFSVDMDEKINKNEKPFIAVTRLSKEKLNLAKTKVRAGIIITADTIVVLNKSILGKPINKKDAFRTLKLLSGKTHIVYTGYSIYNFKNDKTITEYEKTEVTFRYLTNDEIEDYISGGSPMDKAGAYGIQDDFGAVFIKKINGCYYNVVGLPLAKFYHALLRII